Genomic window (Pararge aegeria chromosome 22, ilParAegt1.1, whole genome shotgun sequence):
AACTGAGTTaagtcaacgttgcttacctagcgcaatagtttaattttttgtgtatGAATGACTAAGTTCTATTccaccagggcgcgtttggaacaaaCGTTACTTAAGAGTCTGGTTTTTATTATCACCtcacaatgtaaaaaaaatgtatgccaTAAGAGCTTTTGAACCTTTTTCAATAAAGACGTTTATATTTGTGTAAATTATAGGTACTTAAGAAAACCTAAGATTCTTGTAAAAAGTCCAGAAGTCCTTAGGAACCTGGGTGGGATGCTAGGCTCCTGAAACAATCTTTGATGGCTGGATTACCTATCAATAGCGAGAAATTTCAACTTACAACAAGCAACTTGCtaacgtgcggaaactgcccagagcaAAAAGAAAATGCAAAAAATCCAACTTACTAAAGCCAGGATTAGTGAcaaccaaatccaactcctcctCATAACAAGTAGCATCATCAAGTTTTTTCTCTACAAACTCATTCTGCGGTCTGCTGCTCTTCACTGAGGCATTCTGCATCAAGTTGATCACAGATGTAGAGGCCATGGGTTCTGGTTGCACTTGGATTTGGACTTGAGGTGTTGCTGGGATTTTCCTACTGGATCCTGGTTTGAGTTTAGCTTTTAAATTCTCCAAGTGGAGTCTTTCTAtctgaaaaacaaaaagaacaatgcaacaatttattgatttatgtaTTGTAACTGTTTGT
Coding sequences:
- the LOC120633636 gene encoding uncharacterized protein LOC120633636 — its product is MAHRNDYQRLGLGQRMSEEFQLLAEEKWIVETLAKIKNQRNCLQIERLHLENLKAKLKPGSSRKIPATPQVQIQVQPEPMASTSVINLMQNASVKSSRPQNEFVEKKLDDATCYEEELDLVVTNPGFNRDIDMDFNMEEDDEESDDNDMFIDMNMLMNGVFK